A single window of Larimichthys crocea isolate SSNF chromosome XII, L_crocea_2.0, whole genome shotgun sequence DNA harbors:
- the mapk8ip3 gene encoding C-Jun-amino-terminal kinase-interacting protein 3 isoform X1 produces MMELPIDEVVYQDDYGSGTVMSERVSGLANSIYREFERLIRSYDEEVVKELMPLVVNVLENLDAVLTENQEHEVELELLKEDNEQLITQYEREKALRKQAEEKFIEFEDALEAEKKDLQGQVEFLELQGKQLELKSKNYSDQITRLEERESDMKKEYNALHQRHTEMIQTYVEHIERSKMQQAGSNSQSDGPGCGRTQRHTWRKSKAERPPSLSLYPSGEGMVRGGLGGARMMPGKDIWQVSELGQSTFCSAYQEDGSESDSVAATPSSTGSKSNTPTSSVPSATVTPINEGFLQHADYDATRTGNRRKSAKRLSRNMEVQVSQETRNVSIGMGSSDEWSEFQEIIDSTPELDMCVDPRVYGGGNSPSQGIVNEAFGINTDSLYHEIKDAKSDIIGDVDAGAELLGEFSVRDDFFGMGKEVENLLTENKQLLETKNALNIVKNDLIAKVDELSSEQEVLREELEAVRQSKNKVDARVKELEEDLKRLRAEALGASRDSKDEGGDDFSSPMQDGDMTMTQRRRFTRVEMARVLMERNQYKERLMELQEAVRWTEMIRASRESPPIQEKKKSTIWQFFARLFSTSSSPPPVKRPYYSVNIHYKSPSPAGFSQRRSHTMCQISTSNRTLEFFPEELASNSVASLLSDSALLARREQRREQYRQVREHMRRDDGIMQACGWSVPSRFKQNGGQTDSAQDSPLKRQQATNDKEDNRMKNVPVPVYCRPLVEKDPNRKLWCAAGVDLTGWRASSQESLPAKAPSGSSDPLHAEENGGGKKSSHNSPEKRKSKELQETDTMSSRVWILTSTHSASKVVIIDANQPGSLVDQFNVCNAHVLCISSVPAASESDYPAGEIVLDPGDGGAGGGEDTGSVEGMLAGITLVGCATNCSVARSNCSSRTDTPIMDKGQAPTAPPMNGKIHPAQSAEEATEATEVPESTTSHTELGPPGPFTEHVFTDPQPRPAEASDRSAGQSKEESSHPPESEDGGEETKNYTSVAPTMWLGAQNGWLYVHSAVGNWKKCLHSIKLKDSVLSLVHVKGRVLVALADGTLAIFHRSEDGQWDLSNYHLMDLGRPHHSIRCMAVVHDKVWCGYKNKIHVIQPKSMQIEKSFDAHPRRESQVRQLAWIGDGVWVSIRLDSTLRLYHAHTHQHLQDVDIEPYVSKMLGTGKLGFSFVRITALLIGGNRLWVGTGNGVIISIPLTETVVLHRGQLLGVRANKVSPTSSSGVIHVYGDDGSEKSTGSFIPYCSMAQAQLCFHGHRDAVKFFVSVPGNVLATLNGSVLDSPSEGQGSTAPQETEAQSVHNVLVLSGGEGYIDFRIGDGEDDETEEGESAGASQMKPALCKAERSHIIVWQVSYIPE; encoded by the exons ATGATGGAGCTACCGATAGACGAGGTGGTCTACCAGGACGACTACGGCTCCGGCACCGTGATGTCGGAGCGGGTGTCCGGTTTGGCCAACAGCATCTACCGGGAGTTCGAGCGGCTGATCCGCAGCTATGACGAGGAGGTGGTGAAGGAGCTGATGCCGCTGGTGGTGAACGTCCTGGAGAACCTGGACGCGGTGCTGACCGAGAACCAGGAGCACGaagtggagctggagctgctgaaggaggACAACGAGCAGCTCATCACCCAGTACGAGAGGGAGAAAGCTCTACGCAAGCAGGCGGAGGAG AAATTCATTGAATTCGAGGATGCGTTGGAAGCTGAGAAGAAGGATCTGCAGGGGCAGGTGGAGTTTCTGGAGCTGCAGGGAAAACAGCTGGAGCTTAAGTCAAAGAACTACTCTGACCAGA TCACTCGGTTGGAGGAGCGAGAATCAGACATGAAGAAAGAATACAACGCTCTGCACCAGCGCCACACCGAG ATGATTCAGACGTACGTCGAGCACATAGAGCGGTCCAAAATGCAGCAGGCAGGGAgcaacagccaatcagacggCCCCGGCTGTGGACGAAC TCAACGACACACATGGAGGAAAAG CAAAGCAGAGCGCCCGCCATCATTGAGCCTGTACCCCAGCGGCGAGGGCATGGTACGTGGGGGTCTCGGGGGGGCTAGGATGATGCCCGGGAAAGACATCTGGCAGGTCAGCGAGCTCGGCCAGTCCACCTTCTGCTCTGCCTATCAG GAGGACGGATCAGAGTCAGATTCTGTGGCAGCCACACCGAGCAGCACGGGAAGCAAGTCCAACACACCCACCTCCTCTGTCCCCTCCGCCACTGTCACCCCCATCAACGAGGGCTTCCTCCAGCACGCCGACTATGATGCAACGCGAACTGGTAACCGCAGGAAAAGTGCCAAGCGGCTCAGCCGAAATATGGAAGTGCAGGTTTCTCAGGAAACCAGGAATGTCAGCATTG gTATGGGAAGCAGTGATGAGTGGTCAGAGTTTCAGGAGATAATTGATTCAACCCCTGAGCTGGACATGTGTGTGGACCCCCGAGTGtatggaggaggaaacag TCCCTCTCAGGGCATCGTGAACGAGGCCTTTGGCATCAACACCGACTCTCTCTACCACGAAATCAAAGACGCCAAGTCGGACATCATTGGAGATGTAGATGCAGGTGCCGAGCTGCTAG GCGAGTTCTCAG TCCGTGATGATTTCTTCG GGATGGGAAAGGAGGTGGAGAACCTGCTGACGGAGAACAAACAGCTCCTAGAGACCAA AAACGCTCTGAACATTGTGAAAAATGACCTTATTGCCAAAGTGGACGAGCTGTCGAGTGAGCAGGAGGTGCTGAgggaggagctggaggctgTGAGGCAGTCCAAGAACAAGGTGGACGCCAGGGTcaaggagctggaggaagatCTCAAGAG GTTAAGAGCGGAGGCTCTCGGTGCGTCTCGGGACTCCaaggatgaaggaggtgatgat TTTTCATCACCCATGCAGGATGGCGACATGACAATGACGCAGCGGCGGCGGTTCACCCGGGTGGAGATGGCCCGTGTGCTGATGGAGAGGAATCAGTACAAAGAGAGGCTGATGGAGCTTCAGGAGGCCGTCCGGTGGACAGAAATGATCAG GGCGTCCCGGGAAAGTCCTCCAAtccaagagaaaaagaagtccACCATCTGGCAGTT cTTTGCACGTCTCTTCAGCACATCATCCAGCCCGCCGCCTGTCAAGCGGCCATACTACAGTGTCAACATCCACTACAAGTCGCCCTCGCCGGCCGGTTTCTCTCAGCGACGCAGCCACACCATGTGTCAGATCTCCACCTCCAACCGCACGTTGGAGTTCTTCCCCGAAGA ACTGGCCAGTAACAGTGTTGCGTCTCTCCTCAGTGACTCGGCACTGTTGGCCCGCCGAGAGCAGCGGCGTGAACAGTACCGGCAGGTCCGCGAGCACATGCGCCGCGATGACGGCATCATGCAGGCCTGTGGCTGGAGCGTGCCGTCTCGCTTCAAacag AATGGAGGTCAGACGGACAGCGCTCAGGACAGCCCGCTGAAGAGACAACAG GCCACTAATGACAAAGAGGACAACCGCATGAAGAACGTGCCCGTCCCGGTGTACTGTCGTCCTCTGGTGGAGAAGGACCCCAACAGGAAG TTGTGGTGCGCAGCTGGGGTGGACCTGACTGGATGGAGGGCCAGCAGCCAGGAGTCGCTCCCAGCCAAAGCACCGTCAGGCAGCAGTGACCCCCTGCACGCTGAGGAGAACGGAGGCGGCAAGAAGAGCAGCCACAACTCCCCAGAGAAGAGAAAG TCGAAGGAGCTCCAGGAAACAGACACCATGAGCAGTCGAGTGTGGATCCTCACCAGTACCCACTCTGCAAGCAAGGTGGTCATCATCGACGCCAACCAGCCGGGCTCACTGGTCGACCAGTTCAACGTCTGCAACGCCCACGTGCTCTGCATCTCCAGTGTGCCAG CTGCCAGTGAAAGTGATTATCCAGCAGGGGAGATCGTGTTGGATCCGGGTGATGGTGGAGCAGGTGGTGGTGAGGACACTGGCAGTGTGGAGGGCATGTTGGCGGGTATCACTCTTGTCGGCTGTGCCACCAACTGCAGCGTCGCCCGTAGCAACTGCTCCTCGCGTACCGACACGCCCATAATGGACAAAGGACAAG CTCCCACAGCTCCCCCCATGAATGGGAAGATTCACCCCGCCCAGTCGGCTGAGGAGGCCACCGAGGCAACCGAGGTTCCCGAGTCGACCACCAGCCACACAGAGCTGGGACCTCCAGGACCGTTTACTGAGCATGTGTTCACCGATCCCCAGCCTCGTCCTGCAGAAGCCTCAGACAG GAGTGCAGGACAGTCCAAAGAGGAATCATCTCACCCTCCAGAGTCAGAGGACGGAGGTGAAGAGACCAAGAACTACACCAGTGTGGCTCCCACGATGTGGCTCGGGGCCCAGAACGGCTG GCTCTACGTCCACTCAGCGGTTGGAAACTGGAAGAAGTGTCTGCACTCCATCAAACTCAAAGACTCTGTGCTCAGTCTGGT GCATGTGAAAGGCCGTGTGCTGGTTGCCCTCGCTGACGGGACCCTCGCCATTTTCCACAGATCAGAAG ATGGCCAGTGGGATTTGTCCAACTACCACCTAATGGACCTCGGTCGGCCTCATCACTCCATCCGCTGCATGGCTGTGGTCCACGATAAGGTTTGGTGCGGCTACAAGAACAAGATCCACGTCATCCAGCCCAAGAGCATGCAGATCGAG AAGTCCTTTGACGCCCATCCTCGTCGGGAGAGTCAGGTGCGGCAGCTAGCGTGGATCGGTGATGGTGTGTGGGTGTCGATCCGACTAGACTCGACCCTGCGTCTCTACCATGCGCATACACACCAGCACCTCCAGGATGTGGACATCGAGCCGTACGTCAGCAAGATGCTGG GTACTGGCAAACTGGGCTTCTCTTTCGTGCGAATCACAGCACTTCTGATTGGTGGAAATCGACTCTGGGTAGGAACTGGAAACGGTGTCATCATCTCCATCCCTCTGACAGAAA CGGTGGTCCTTCACCGGGGACAGCTCCTTGGTGTTAGGG CCAATAAGGTGTCTCCTACATCGTCCAGCGGAGTGATCCACGTGTACGGTGACGACGGCTCTGAGAAGAGCACCGGCAGCTTCATCCCTTACTGCTCCATGGCGCAGGCACAGCTCTGTTTCCATGGACACCGCGATGCTGTCAAGTTCTTCGTCTCTGTACCCG gaaacGTTCTGGCCACCCTGAACGGCAGCGTGCTGGACAGCCCATCAGAGGGTCAGGGCTCAACAGCACCACAAGAGACGGAGGCCCAGAGTGTTCACAACGTGTTGGtgctgagtggaggagagggCTACATCGACTTCCGTATAG gagatggagaggacGACGAgacggaggagggagagagtgcTGGAGCTTCGCAGATGAAACCTGCTTTGTGCAAAGCTGAGCGGAGCCACATTATCGTCTGGCAGGTGTCTTACATACCTGAGTGA
- the mapk8ip3 gene encoding C-Jun-amino-terminal kinase-interacting protein 3 isoform X9 → MMELPIDEVVYQDDYGSGTVMSERVSGLANSIYREFERLIRSYDEEVVKELMPLVVNVLENLDAVLTENQEHEVELELLKEDNEQLITQYEREKALRKQAEEKFIEFEDALEAEKKDLQGQVEFLELQGKQLELKSKNYSDQITRLEERESDMKKEYNALHQRHTEMIQTYVEHIERSKMQQAGSNSQSDGPGCGRTKAERPPSLSLYPSGEGMEDGSESDSVAATPSSTGSKSNTPTSSVPSATVTPINEGFLQHADYDATRTGNRRKSAKRLSRNMEVQVSQETRNVSIGMGSSDEWSEFQEIIDSTPELDMCVDPRVYGGGNSPSQGIVNEAFGINTDSLYHEIKDAKSDIIGDVDAGAELLGEFSVRDDFFGMGKEVENLLTENKQLLETKNALNIVKNDLIAKVDELSSEQEVLREELEAVRQSKNKVDARVKELEEDLKRLRAEALGASRDSKDEGGDDFSSPMQDGDMTMTQRRRFTRVEMARVLMERNQYKERLMELQEAVRWTEMIRASRESPPIQEKKKSTIWQFFARLFSTSSSPPPVKRPYYSVNIHYKSPSPAGFSQRRSHTMCQISTSNRTLEFFPEELASNSVASLLSDSALLARREQRREQYRQVREHMRRDDGIMQACGWSVPSRFKQNGGQTDSAQDSPLKRQQATNDKEDNRMKNVPVPVYCRPLVEKDPNRKLWCAAGVDLTGWRASSQESLPAKAPSGSSDPLHAEENGGGKKSSHNSPEKRKSKELQETDTMSSRVWILTSTHSASKVVIIDANQPGSLVDQFNVCNAHVLCISSVPAASESDYPAGEIVLDPGDGGAGGGEDTGSVEGMLAGITLVGCATNCSVARSNCSSRTDTPIMDKGQAPTAPPMNGKIHPAQSAEEATEATEVPESTTSHTELGPPGPFTEHVFTDPQPRPAEASDRSAGQSKEESSHPPESEDGGEETKNYTSVAPTMWLGAQNGWLYVHSAVGNWKKCLHSIKLKDSVLSLVHVKGRVLVALADGTLAIFHRSEDGQWDLSNYHLMDLGRPHHSIRCMAVVHDKVWCGYKNKIHVIQPKSMQIEKSFDAHPRRESQVRQLAWIGDGVWVSIRLDSTLRLYHAHTHQHLQDVDIEPYVSKMLGTGKLGFSFVRITALLIGGNRLWVGTGNGVIISIPLTETVVLHRGQLLGVRANKVSPTSSSGVIHVYGDDGSEKSTGSFIPYCSMAQAQLCFHGHRDAVKFFVSVPGNVLATLNGSVLDSPSEGQGSTAPQETEAQSVHNVLVLSGGEGYIDFRIGDGEDDETEEGESAGASQMKPALCKAERSHIIVWQVSYIPE, encoded by the exons ATGATGGAGCTACCGATAGACGAGGTGGTCTACCAGGACGACTACGGCTCCGGCACCGTGATGTCGGAGCGGGTGTCCGGTTTGGCCAACAGCATCTACCGGGAGTTCGAGCGGCTGATCCGCAGCTATGACGAGGAGGTGGTGAAGGAGCTGATGCCGCTGGTGGTGAACGTCCTGGAGAACCTGGACGCGGTGCTGACCGAGAACCAGGAGCACGaagtggagctggagctgctgaaggaggACAACGAGCAGCTCATCACCCAGTACGAGAGGGAGAAAGCTCTACGCAAGCAGGCGGAGGAG AAATTCATTGAATTCGAGGATGCGTTGGAAGCTGAGAAGAAGGATCTGCAGGGGCAGGTGGAGTTTCTGGAGCTGCAGGGAAAACAGCTGGAGCTTAAGTCAAAGAACTACTCTGACCAGA TCACTCGGTTGGAGGAGCGAGAATCAGACATGAAGAAAGAATACAACGCTCTGCACCAGCGCCACACCGAG ATGATTCAGACGTACGTCGAGCACATAGAGCGGTCCAAAATGCAGCAGGCAGGGAgcaacagccaatcagacggCCCCGGCTGTGGACGAAC CAAAGCAGAGCGCCCGCCATCATTGAGCCTGTACCCCAGCGGCGAGGGCATG GAGGACGGATCAGAGTCAGATTCTGTGGCAGCCACACCGAGCAGCACGGGAAGCAAGTCCAACACACCCACCTCCTCTGTCCCCTCCGCCACTGTCACCCCCATCAACGAGGGCTTCCTCCAGCACGCCGACTATGATGCAACGCGAACTGGTAACCGCAGGAAAAGTGCCAAGCGGCTCAGCCGAAATATGGAAGTGCAGGTTTCTCAGGAAACCAGGAATGTCAGCATTG gTATGGGAAGCAGTGATGAGTGGTCAGAGTTTCAGGAGATAATTGATTCAACCCCTGAGCTGGACATGTGTGTGGACCCCCGAGTGtatggaggaggaaacag TCCCTCTCAGGGCATCGTGAACGAGGCCTTTGGCATCAACACCGACTCTCTCTACCACGAAATCAAAGACGCCAAGTCGGACATCATTGGAGATGTAGATGCAGGTGCCGAGCTGCTAG GCGAGTTCTCAG TCCGTGATGATTTCTTCG GGATGGGAAAGGAGGTGGAGAACCTGCTGACGGAGAACAAACAGCTCCTAGAGACCAA AAACGCTCTGAACATTGTGAAAAATGACCTTATTGCCAAAGTGGACGAGCTGTCGAGTGAGCAGGAGGTGCTGAgggaggagctggaggctgTGAGGCAGTCCAAGAACAAGGTGGACGCCAGGGTcaaggagctggaggaagatCTCAAGAG GTTAAGAGCGGAGGCTCTCGGTGCGTCTCGGGACTCCaaggatgaaggaggtgatgat TTTTCATCACCCATGCAGGATGGCGACATGACAATGACGCAGCGGCGGCGGTTCACCCGGGTGGAGATGGCCCGTGTGCTGATGGAGAGGAATCAGTACAAAGAGAGGCTGATGGAGCTTCAGGAGGCCGTCCGGTGGACAGAAATGATCAG GGCGTCCCGGGAAAGTCCTCCAAtccaagagaaaaagaagtccACCATCTGGCAGTT cTTTGCACGTCTCTTCAGCACATCATCCAGCCCGCCGCCTGTCAAGCGGCCATACTACAGTGTCAACATCCACTACAAGTCGCCCTCGCCGGCCGGTTTCTCTCAGCGACGCAGCCACACCATGTGTCAGATCTCCACCTCCAACCGCACGTTGGAGTTCTTCCCCGAAGA ACTGGCCAGTAACAGTGTTGCGTCTCTCCTCAGTGACTCGGCACTGTTGGCCCGCCGAGAGCAGCGGCGTGAACAGTACCGGCAGGTCCGCGAGCACATGCGCCGCGATGACGGCATCATGCAGGCCTGTGGCTGGAGCGTGCCGTCTCGCTTCAAacag AATGGAGGTCAGACGGACAGCGCTCAGGACAGCCCGCTGAAGAGACAACAG GCCACTAATGACAAAGAGGACAACCGCATGAAGAACGTGCCCGTCCCGGTGTACTGTCGTCCTCTGGTGGAGAAGGACCCCAACAGGAAG TTGTGGTGCGCAGCTGGGGTGGACCTGACTGGATGGAGGGCCAGCAGCCAGGAGTCGCTCCCAGCCAAAGCACCGTCAGGCAGCAGTGACCCCCTGCACGCTGAGGAGAACGGAGGCGGCAAGAAGAGCAGCCACAACTCCCCAGAGAAGAGAAAG TCGAAGGAGCTCCAGGAAACAGACACCATGAGCAGTCGAGTGTGGATCCTCACCAGTACCCACTCTGCAAGCAAGGTGGTCATCATCGACGCCAACCAGCCGGGCTCACTGGTCGACCAGTTCAACGTCTGCAACGCCCACGTGCTCTGCATCTCCAGTGTGCCAG CTGCCAGTGAAAGTGATTATCCAGCAGGGGAGATCGTGTTGGATCCGGGTGATGGTGGAGCAGGTGGTGGTGAGGACACTGGCAGTGTGGAGGGCATGTTGGCGGGTATCACTCTTGTCGGCTGTGCCACCAACTGCAGCGTCGCCCGTAGCAACTGCTCCTCGCGTACCGACACGCCCATAATGGACAAAGGACAAG CTCCCACAGCTCCCCCCATGAATGGGAAGATTCACCCCGCCCAGTCGGCTGAGGAGGCCACCGAGGCAACCGAGGTTCCCGAGTCGACCACCAGCCACACAGAGCTGGGACCTCCAGGACCGTTTACTGAGCATGTGTTCACCGATCCCCAGCCTCGTCCTGCAGAAGCCTCAGACAG GAGTGCAGGACAGTCCAAAGAGGAATCATCTCACCCTCCAGAGTCAGAGGACGGAGGTGAAGAGACCAAGAACTACACCAGTGTGGCTCCCACGATGTGGCTCGGGGCCCAGAACGGCTG GCTCTACGTCCACTCAGCGGTTGGAAACTGGAAGAAGTGTCTGCACTCCATCAAACTCAAAGACTCTGTGCTCAGTCTGGT GCATGTGAAAGGCCGTGTGCTGGTTGCCCTCGCTGACGGGACCCTCGCCATTTTCCACAGATCAGAAG ATGGCCAGTGGGATTTGTCCAACTACCACCTAATGGACCTCGGTCGGCCTCATCACTCCATCCGCTGCATGGCTGTGGTCCACGATAAGGTTTGGTGCGGCTACAAGAACAAGATCCACGTCATCCAGCCCAAGAGCATGCAGATCGAG AAGTCCTTTGACGCCCATCCTCGTCGGGAGAGTCAGGTGCGGCAGCTAGCGTGGATCGGTGATGGTGTGTGGGTGTCGATCCGACTAGACTCGACCCTGCGTCTCTACCATGCGCATACACACCAGCACCTCCAGGATGTGGACATCGAGCCGTACGTCAGCAAGATGCTGG GTACTGGCAAACTGGGCTTCTCTTTCGTGCGAATCACAGCACTTCTGATTGGTGGAAATCGACTCTGGGTAGGAACTGGAAACGGTGTCATCATCTCCATCCCTCTGACAGAAA CGGTGGTCCTTCACCGGGGACAGCTCCTTGGTGTTAGGG CCAATAAGGTGTCTCCTACATCGTCCAGCGGAGTGATCCACGTGTACGGTGACGACGGCTCTGAGAAGAGCACCGGCAGCTTCATCCCTTACTGCTCCATGGCGCAGGCACAGCTCTGTTTCCATGGACACCGCGATGCTGTCAAGTTCTTCGTCTCTGTACCCG gaaacGTTCTGGCCACCCTGAACGGCAGCGTGCTGGACAGCCCATCAGAGGGTCAGGGCTCAACAGCACCACAAGAGACGGAGGCCCAGAGTGTTCACAACGTGTTGGtgctgagtggaggagagggCTACATCGACTTCCGTATAG gagatggagaggacGACGAgacggaggagggagagagtgcTGGAGCTTCGCAGATGAAACCTGCTTTGTGCAAAGCTGAGCGGAGCCACATTATCGTCTGGCAGGTGTCTTACATACCTGAGTGA